The Castanea sativa cultivar Marrone di Chiusa Pesio chromosome 4, ASM4071231v1 sequence tgagagtatgagaatattaattttgattagtACATCACATGATCCATAGATTGCCCTTGCAATTGCATACGATCATCTTTAACACAAAACATTTTAActtgtttacattttttttgtttttctggaATAACTTGCTTGATTCTTCTAATTTGAATGAAGGGGGAAAAAGGATCACGACAAATATTTTGGTTTTAAGTTAGCTTGGGGCCTATAGCATGGAAACCACAAGTTGCCTAACAGGAAAGCGCATCTTTCTAAGAAATAATATATctttagttaaaaaattgaatattgagaaattatttgtaacaatccaaaaaaaaaaaaaaaaagatcttatGGTTTGACAAAGAATATTCAaacaccaaaataaataaattgtacaCTTCTCTAGCAATTTAATATGAACCAATATTTctaattctttaaaatttcaatttgtttcAAAGAAAGCAACTTCCTAATACAGTCAAAgatatccccccccccccccccccccccaagtccttttgtgaaaaatgatttgttttgaCCAATGGCAAAAAACAACACGTTTCTACTTGATAATTTTTCTGACAGTGGACTATGATCTTTAACCATCAAAGTTAGCCATCAATTGGCCCTAGTAATGGTAACTAAACCAGTATGGTCAACTAATCTTTGTGCAGAGCACAAGTGACGTGGTGCACACCATTTGAAACCAAGTACACGGCCACATTGCTTAAACAATATCAAGCCACTGACTCAACaatatatcatcatcatcatcatcattgatTAAACTATTAAATCAATGATAACATCCGTCACAGTAGTAATAAGGCATCACTCTTCAAATCAAACATATGATTGTTTATTCCATTGGAGAAGCTCCTATAGTCCTCATTTCCGAATTCCACAATATCTTACATTAAAATCATGATTGCAGATGATCTGCATGACTTATACTAATGTAGAGAACTACATCAAAAGAGATATCCCAATCATGGCCTATCCAGTAAAATATGGTAtagacctaaaaaaaaaaagttgaataataacaataaaataacatatcaaTCCTTCAAATTACCATTGTTTTGCAAAGGAAAGCATCgccatacttttttttaattccccTTTTGATGCATTCTTCTGTTTGCTCCATTGCTATATTCAAATACCCATCCAATGATccaaacatacaaaaaaaataccTGCTCGTGAAGATTACAACCCATCATAATAGCCTCTGAATGTATATTTTCATAGGTCATACCGAACAAAATGAAGTGGGGTACACCAAACATCAGCAAGATGTTCATCTACAAAGTGTAAGTCTTCACCACTTGCCTTTATAGCCAAGTAGTATTTCTAGGCCTTCCTAAGATGCACCCCATCATAAAAGATTGGCCAAAAGGTTCTGTTTAACTACTTCCCCCCTACCTTTGGTTTGTTTCGTGAcagaaaaatttaataaaaaatgggaGAGGGCAAATGTCCCCATGCATGGAATGTCACTTTTATCTAGATATCATGATTTTCAGCAAGTAGCTTTTTTTCCTCCTAAAAACTTATAGTAATGTTGTCTGAAGTACTAGATCCCTATTTAGAAATTGCTAATAATCTATCAACAATGAGTAGACATTGTACTGAGGATACTTAATAAACAATACAGTGCAGGTTATGCATTATAGATTAAGGTAGGAGTGCTCTAAATGTACAGTGTAACAGATGATAATTGTGTCAGCAAGAAAATTAATAACAGCGAAATCCATAAATTTAAATCAATCATGCTTTAAAAAACATTCTGCTATTACAGTTCAAAATAATCACCAGTTTGCTAAATGAAGGAGATACCAGTAAATGCCAGAGTGAAAGTCCTTCAGAAAAAGGCAGCCAATAGCTTTCAAGAGGACAGGAGCTGAAGACATTTGAAAGTTTTTAAGACAACTTGGGTTTTCAGAAACAAACTCCATGAGCAATCTTAAACCATTTTGTGCAAACCTACGTGACCTCAAATTGGGACAATGAAAGATATTAACAGTTGTAAAATGGGAGATCTGTAAAATATCTTTGACATTGGAAAAGAATTTCTGTGAGATTAGAATATACCAGTGGCTAGCTCTTAAATTGCCAAGTGGGACATATGGTTCACTTAGTGACAATCTTTGAATTTGTAGTCCTACATTCCACATTTCTTCCGATAAGTTCCCAATATACCTCAATGGTGAACCttcaaaattactaaaaatattaatgacAGAAAAAAAGGATAATATATATGGTAAGTGAGAAAATAGGGAAGAACTAGTCTATTTCAAAGGAAAACAttagagaaaatatttatttagattaatttGAGCTTagaaaaggaattaaaaaattatctgGATATTTGGAACAGAGGCAACCTTGGTCCACCTTGTGCTTAAGTATACCTCTAATTGGGAACTGAAGGATAGCTAACATGCTGAAGTACACCTTTAATTGGGAATGAATGATAATCAGCATCTGTATATGGTATACGAATAACTAGTTCAGTAAATATAATACAAAATCGTAATTAGAACAAAGGAAGGAATCTTAGTAGGTTCTTTTTGTCGGAAGTGAGAAATGGAAGAGAAGAGGAGATTGACAGAACTCACAAACTTTAATGAAATAATTGCACTGATCAATTTAAGATTCCCTGTATATTGTGATTCTTGTACTACAACATATATTCTACCACTGGGACACTCTCGCTCCTTCCATCTCCCTTTCAAAgaacagtaaaaaaaatcaagcttcAATTGTAGAAAAGCTGCAAAGGTATCTAAATTTACTactcaccttaaaattttgcaggTCAAGGAATCCTTTATTagtatgggaaaagaaaaaaatttctacccTTACTAAGTTCAGCAGGAAGTATATATCATATTCATTTTTTCCCTCTTGGATTTCATCAAGAATATGTTATGGCCAATTCCTATCCTTCTACTCTTATAGGAAATATGCTAAATGTTGATTTGGGATATTCCATTTTATGTGTGACGACTTTCTAAAAACATTTAGTGTGATGAATAATTGCATCAGGGTTGACGAAAGAATTGTCCAATAATAACATGAGAGCTCTTGGTAGTTAGTGATCTTCCGTTTATGTT is a genomic window containing:
- the LOC142632149 gene encoding uncharacterized protein LOC142632149 isoform X2 gives rise to the protein MQWRWKERECPSGRIYVVVQESQYTGNLKLISAIISLKFMLIIIHSQLKVYFSMLAILQFPIRGSPLRYIGNLSEEMWNVGLQIQRLSLSEPYVPLGNLRASHWFAQNGLRLLMEFVSENPSCLKNFQMSSAPVLLKAIGCLFLKDFHSGIYWYLLHLANW
- the LOC142632149 gene encoding uncharacterized protein LOC142632149 isoform X1 gives rise to the protein MQWRWKERECPSGRIYVVVQESQYTGNLKLISAIISLKFMLIIIHSQLKVYFSMLAILQFPIRGSPLRYIGNLSEEMWNVGLQIQRLSLSEPYVPLGNLRASHWSRRFAQNGLRLLMEFVSENPSCLKNFQMSSAPVLLKAIGCLFLKDFHSGIYWYLLHLANW